The following coding sequences are from one Bacteroidia bacterium window:
- a CDS encoding sigma-70 family RNA polymerase sigma factor — MEVEFGGSFKAEADKHLVEAVKAGEEAAFTTLVSKYKRAVYFTILKMVKNTNDAQDLSQETFTKAYANIHKFDSRFAFSTWLFRIATNTCIDHIRKRKIILQSISSYIDTEDGAISMEIHDPNSPIPDITLSIKERNEFINRAVDKLPAKFQEIVRLRYFLEYSYEEISAHLKIPLGTVKAKLHRAKITLNEILADYDNFV; from the coding sequence ATGGAAGTAGAATTTGGAGGCAGCTTTAAAGCTGAAGCGGATAAGCATTTAGTAGAAGCCGTAAAAGCCGGTGAAGAGGCAGCTTTTACTACGCTCGTTTCTAAGTACAAACGTGCCGTTTACTTTACCATTTTAAAAATGGTAAAAAATACCAACGATGCTCAGGATTTATCCCAAGAAACCTTTACTAAGGCTTATGCCAATATTCATAAATTTGATTCCCGCTTCGCCTTTTCTACATGGCTTTTTCGTATAGCAACCAATACCTGCATTGACCATATCCGAAAAAGAAAAATCATCTTACAATCTATTTCCAGTTATATTGATACCGAAGATGGAGCTATATCAATGGAAATACATGACCCAAATTCTCCTATTCCAGATATTACTTTATCCATAAAAGAACGTAACGAGTTTATTAATAGAGCAGTAGATAAACTTCCTGCTAAATTTCAGGAAATAGTTCGGTTACGATATTTTTTAGAATATTCTTATGAAGAAATTTCGGCACACCTAAAGATACCTTTGGGAACGGTAAAAGCGAAGCTTCATCGTGCCAAAATTACATTAAATGAAATTTTAGCAGATTATGATAATTTTGTTTAG
- a CDS encoding redoxin domain-containing protein produces the protein MLKSGSIFCSFWFFLGSFFSVFAQKQAPPTNFPQFKFYDLSGNAFTNNQIKAGLPMVVFYFDPDCDHCQLEAKMISSELNSFGQVNLLWVSTAEEAAIKSFQQKFFAGAKTPVYFVRDKDYKFDGYFGYSVAPTILVFGKNGIFLKKFTNEIAPVEIRNLLK, from the coding sequence ATGTTAAAGTCAGGGTCTATTTTTTGCTCTTTTTGGTTTTTTTTAGGTTCTTTTTTTTCGGTTTTTGCGCAGAAGCAGGCTCCGCCTACTAATTTTCCGCAGTTCAAGTTTTATGATTTATCGGGTAATGCATTTACAAATAACCAGATAAAAGCAGGGCTTCCAATGGTTGTTTTTTACTTTGATCCGGATTGCGACCACTGCCAGTTAGAGGCAAAAATGATTTCCAGTGAGTTAAATTCCTTTGGGCAAGTTAATTTACTGTGGGTAAGTACAGCCGAAGAAGCAGCTATTAAAAGTTTCCAGCAAAAGTTTTTTGCTGGTGCCAAAACTCCGGTGTATTTTGTGCGCGACAAAGACTATAAATTTGACGGATATTTTGGTTATAGCGTAGCACCAACTATCTTAGTATTTGGGAAAAACGGGATTTTTCTGAAGAAATTTACCAACGAAATTGCACCCGTTGAAATCAGAAACTTACTTAAATAA